Within the Pantoea deleyi genome, the region TACGGCGGGCGGACGAAGCGCTGTATGAGGCTAAGGGTGCAGGACGCGACGCGGTGATTGTTGCAGGGCCGGAGGGGTTCAGACGCCACATGACGCCTGTCTGATAGCGGGCGCGATCAGCACTGGCCGCGCAGCCTCCAGGACAGCCACTCGTCAAGTTCCGCCTCCGGCAGGGGGCGGGAATAGAAAAATCCCTGCGCCTGGTCGCAGCCGTACTCCGTGAGCGCACTGACTGTGGCCGCATCCTCAACGCCTTCAGCCAGCACCGTATAGTCCAGATCCTTCAGCATGGCAATGATGCTGCGCGCGATGATGCGCGAGGCGGGGTCGGAGGATATTTCGCTGATGAGTGAGCGGTCCAGCTTGATGACGTCCAGCGGCATGCGCCGCAGGTAGCTGATGTTGCTGTAGCCTGTACCGAAGTCGTCGAGCGAGATCCCGAATCCGCGCAACTTCAGCATCTCCAGTCCGCGCATCGCCGCCGGGTTTTCAATAATACGCTCGGTCTCCAGGCACTCAATGCCCAGCAGCGAAGGGGAGAGTCTGGCTTTGATCATTTTCACCTCAAGCGCATCGGCAAAACCCTCGCGTGCAAAATCCCGGCTGCTGACGTTCACCGTTACGGGAAGCTGAATAACGCTGTTGCGCAGACGCGTCAGGCGGCCGATGGCGTGGTCCGTGACCCAGGCCGTCAGTTCGCTGAGCAGCGAGGTCTGCTCTGCCAGCGGCATAAACAGGGCGGGAGAGAGCTCGCCCCGCACCGGATGGCGCCAGCGGACCAGCGCCTCCAGTCCCACGGGGCGGCCACTGTGAAAACAGATTTTAGGCTGATAGGCCAGCCACAGCCCTGAGTTTTCCCGCAGCGCGGCGGCCAGGTCGTTCATCAGCGTAAAGTCCCGGGTATGGCGCGCGTCGCAGTCCAGGCTGAAGCGCATGGCGGGCACGCCCCGTCCGATGGCCTCGTGCAGCGCGCTGACCGCGCGGCGCAGCGCTTCCTGTGCCGTGATGCTGCCCGTGACAAAGGTGATTTCACCGGCGTAGGTGCTGAGCGCCACGGCAATGCCGTCGCCGAGATCGGCGCTTATCCCCTCCATACGTCCCGCGATCCAGTCCGCGCTCATATGGCTGTCTTCACGCGTCAGGATGGCAAATCGTCCGGTGGCGACGGTATAGAGCAGCTCGCCGGGCGCCGGGCGCAGTCGCAGCGGCAGCAGCGTGGCCACGTCTTTCAGAAGACTTTCCACCGGCCCCATGCCCATAGAGCGGGCGAGTTCGTAGGCGCGCGGCATGTCGATACAGTCAATCAGCACCAGGCGGCGGGAGGAGGGTTCGCCGGATGCGGCCAGATACTGCAGGTCGCGGATGAGGCGCTGACGGTTGGGCAGGCCGGTGACCGGGTCGGCAAACCCGGCGGAGTGCCAGGCCTCCAGAAATGACATCACCAGCGCGGCAAGCAGCTTCAGGGTGGTGAGCTGATCGGCACTGAACGGGTGCGGCGCGGTGTCGGTGACGCACAGCGTGCCGAGCACGATCCCCTGGCGATTTTTCAACGGCACGCCGGCATAAAAGCGGATGTAGGGCGCACCAGTGATGAGCGGATGCGTCATGAAGCGGGCGTCCAGCCAGGTGTCGGGCACCACCACCGCGCTGTCGCTGTCCACGGCATGGCGGCAGAGCGAGTTCTCGCGTGAGGACTGTGTGAGGGCAAAGTTATGGGCGGCCTGCACGTGCTGATGCTCGTCATCAAGCACGGAGATAAAGCTGCCGGGGATGCCGAGAGCCTGGCTCGCCAGACGCACAAACCTGCGCAGCACGTCATCGCGGCTTTCATCGGGCGTGCGCAGTGCTTTCAGCGTCCGCGCGCGGCGATCTTCGTCGCCGGTAAGATTCATCACCATGGGCTCCTCCACCCCGGCCTGATTCCGGTGCGAAATAAAAAAGAAAAAATGTACAGTACCGGAATGATATCAAAGGCAATTGCTGCGAAAGGAAACATCAGTAACAACTTTCTTATGGCGCTCATAATAGGCACAACCTGGTCAGATGTCAGCTTTATTTTCTTCAGTGAATTATTTACTGCAGGACGATTCTTTTATTTCATCGCCGGACTGTGTGCTTTTCTTATCACTCCTGCCAGACTCTTATTCAATAAATACAGTATGTAAATTAACAACGCACGCAATTAAAATAAACGATAACGACATTTATTATTTCATAAAAATAACAGCACCAGGGAAAGACTTATGCAGTTACTCAGACACTTTACCATCCGTCGCGTCGTGATCTGGATAATGATCCTCTCACTGGCCGTGGTGCTGGCCGGCAGCTACGGTGCGATGACGCTGCGCGAAATGTACCGTCATGCCGACCGCACCGACGCACTGACGCAGCAGCTGACGTTTCTGACCCGCGCGGACCTCGTTATGCAGGACGGGACCGTGGCCGATAAGGCCGCCCTGCTGACCGCCGTCCCGTCTGTTATGGCGTGGGACGGCTATCGCACGGCGCTGTCATCACCTGATCGCTATCCGGCCGCGGCCCGCGAGCGGCTTAAGAACCTGACGCTGCAGCTGGCGGCCGATAACGCGCCGGTTCCTGCTGCCGTCACCGGCTTGAAGTTATCCTCATCACGGCGCTGCTGGCATTCTGCGACCGCTATCTGCTGGTACATCTCGTACGCCCGGTGGCAAAAATCCGCACGCACCTGAAGACCATTGCGGACGGTGATCTCACGTGCGAGCCGGAAGACCAGGGCCGTAACTGCGTCGGACTGCTCGTACCCCTGGTCAGTGATATGCAGAACCGTCTGCTGGATGCGGTATCGGCCATCCGCGACAATGCCGTTCCCCTGCACCGCGAGGCCGCCGGGAATGCTGACCTGTCCGACCGGACCGCCACCCAGGCTGCTGCACTGGAGCAGACCGCGGCCAGCATGGCAGAGATTACCGCCACCATCAGCCATAACGCACAACACGCCCGCGAGGCACGGGAGCTGGCGGGACGCAGCGGGGCGCGGATCTGGTGCAGACAGTGGCTGACGCCAGGAGCGGCATAGCAGAAGGCTCAGAGAAAATTCGTCAGTTTACCACGACCATTAATGGCATTGCCTTCCAGACCAATATCCTGGCGCTGAACGCCGCCGTTGAAGCTGCACGCGCCGGTGAGCAGGGTCGCGGCTTTGCCGTTGTGGCCGCCGAAGTGCGCTCGCTGGCGCAGCGCAGCCGCGTCGAAAGAGATTGAAGGACTGATTGCCGACACCGTGTCACGCGTCAGCGACGGGCGTCTGGCTGCCGGCAGTGCCAGTGCCACCATGGACGAGGTGCTGCGCGGCGTCGGCGGGGTCAATGAACTGATCGGCCAGATAGCCCTGGCCCCGGAAGAGCAGAGCAAAGAGATCGCGCAGGTCACGCTGGCGGTCACGGAGCCTGACCGGGTCACGCAGCAGAACGCCACGCTGGTACAGCAGGTCACCGCCACCGCGGGGAGCCTGAACGGGCAGACAACCCGCTGTCACCCGCTTTATGCTGCCGTCTCTGGCAGATGGCCTCCGCATGGCCGCGCCGCAGGTCCGCCCGCATCAGATGAATCCTCCGGCGGCCGCGTCACCTGAAGGCAACTGGGTGGCATTCGTTAATTAGCGCGGCAGCGGATTTTTCTGAAGCCTCGCCCGGGCGCGACCGGTTTGCGGGCCTGCTTACCTTACACCCCGGGTGGTCCCAGAGTGTGTCAGCTCAGGCTTCCGGAACCTGGTCTGCCACGGTTCCCGGATATAAGTCCGGCTGAGGTCAGCAGGCCCACGCTACTGAATATAATCATGGTTATTCACCAGGTTATTCTTTATTCATTTTCAGGTCGCTGCCACATCTTAAACAGGGTCCCGGAATACTCCGGCGAATATTCAGAAAGAAAGGGCCGGAGTAACATCCGGATAAGCGTTTCGTCAAAAAAGGAAAATCACCGGGGACAGGGAATTACGCTGTCGTGGAGAGTAAATAATGCGACGCGACGGGATGATTTATTTATACCGGCCAGCAGTTTATCAGTAAAGGAAGAGAGGCGCGTACACTGCATTGATGAATGAAAGTTAAGATAATATAATGATAAGATTGTCAACTGTCGCGCCCGTCGCGTTCTCTTCCATCCTGCCGGCGCATTCCGGCCCGCTTCTCTTAAGGAATATCCTCTGGGAAATCAGCACTTATACAGCCCGGTAGTGGTTCGTCCCGACGTCCGGGAGCTCCGGCTTCCCGCCGGTCTTTCGCAGGAAGCCGCCGCGGAGCGGTTCGAGCTCAGTCTGCGCGTCTGGCAGATGAAGGAGGCAGCGAAAAACCCCGCCCCACTGAGCCAGGGAGAGTACGAGCTGCTGCTGCTGCTTGCCGGGCGTCATCCATTCTATGCCCTTGTACAGAAACCCAAAAAGTAGCCGGTTCTTTCTTGCCGCCCCTGAAGTGCAGACTCAGCATGCCGATAAAAGGATGGAGGCATGTGCGGAAAATAGTTTGGTGCTGTACGGCGTGCGTACTCTGCGACTGAAGAAGCCCACTGAGCGGGCTGCAGCATTTTTGTGCGTTGCATACCTGCAGAGAAGATCCGCTTCCGGGAATGACCCTGACGTGACCGTTTCGTGATGCCGCCATAGCAGGGGAACTTCTGTTTCCGGCCTCAGGTGCGGCGGGAGCTGTTCACGACTCTCTTGTCCCTCAGCGGGCAGCAGAGATTTCTGCGGCCTCGTCTGATTGAATGTATCCCTTTTTTACTGTGTTATGCCGGCCATAGCTCATTTCACCTGAGGGGACAGACTCTGAAAAGCCCGATATCAGACCATGAGGCCGCCCGCCGTGCGGCGCTGGCACCGTATCAGCAGCCAGGCGCGCTTCCGGAAAACGCACTCGACCGTCTTACTACCCTCGCCGCCCGCCTCTTCCGGGTCCCCACGGCATTTGTCTCGCTGATTGACGGCCAGCGGCAGTTTTTCCCGTCCCGCTATGGGCTGAATATCACCGGTACTGCACGGCACTCGGCTTTCTGCGATCATACGCTGGCGCAGGAGGATATCCTGTGTGTGTCCGATACTTTTGACGATCCGCGCTTTCGCAACAGCCCGCTGGTACACGGATATCCCTACATCCGCTTTTACGCAGGGATCCCGCTGACCACCCCGGACGGCCACCGCATCGGGACCGTGTGCCTGGCAGACACGCAGCCCCGCCCGCCGCTGACGGATGCTGACCGTCAGCACCTGGCTGACATTGCCGCGCTGGTGATGGACCGGATGGAGGTCCACCGGATCGGACAGCTGCGCCACGTCAGCCAGCAGCGGCTGGAGTCTATCTCAGCCACCTCTCCGGACGCCATTATCTGCACCGACCTGAGCCGCGGCATCATTTTCTGGAACCCGGCCGCCACCGCGATGTTCGGTTACAGCGCCCGGGAGATGACGGGCCAGTATGTGGCCGGGCTTATCCCCGAGCGCTGCCAGGCCGATTACCGCAACGAGCTTGACCGTCTCACCGGCGAAGAGGCGGCGATGTCACAGCCGCATACGTTACAGATATGGGGACTCAGGCGTGACGGCAGTGAGTTTCCGGCAGACGTGTCGTTCTCGGGCTGGCAGGAGGATGGCGAACGTCTGGCAGGAATGATCATTCGCGACGTCACGGCCCGATATGAGAGCGAGGCCCGCCTCTGTGAACTCGCCTCCCTCGATATGCTGACGCGGCTGGCCAGCCGCGGTGCGTTTATGCAGCAACTTGGTCAGCTGACGGAGGCCGGTGTGCCTTACACCCTGCTGATGACAGATCTGGATGGTTTCAAGGAGGTGAATGATACACTCGGGCACGCCGCCGGCGACGCACTGCTGTGCCATGTGGCAGAGCAGATCCGTCAGGTTTGCACGGACGCGATCACCGCCGCGCGGCTTGGCGGGGACGAATTTATTATTCTGCTGCCGGGCGGAAGTACCGGTGCCGGCCTGACGGCTGAGCAGCTGATTGCCGCCGTGCAGACGCCTTTCAGCTATCATGGTTCCCCGGTGCTGGTCGGTGCCAGCACCGGCGTTGCCGCCTACCCGGAGCACGGTGAGGACGCGTCGTCCGTGATGTCGGCGGCGGACCTGGCGCTCTACCGGGCCAAGGCCTCGGGCAAGGGCTGCAGCGTTATGTTCAGGCCAGAATTTCTGGATGCGGAGCAGCGGCGGCGGCGTTTTGAGCGAGAGCTGGAAGCTGCGGTGCGCCATCAGCAGTTCATCCTGCATTACCAGCCGCGCTATGACGCCGGCAACGGGCGCCTGCTCGGATGCGAGGCGCTGGTGCGCTGGCAGCATCCTTCACGTGGCCTTCTGCTGCCCTCAGAGTTTATGGATATGCTGGTAAAGAGCCCGCTGTCAGTCACACTCGGCGACTGGATCATCCGCACTGCGCTGTTGCAGACCCGCCAGTGGCAGATCCTCTACCCGCAGCTGCGCATCAGCATTAATCTGTTTCCGCGTCAGCTGGCCGGCAATGGCCTGGAAAGCGTGCTTGGCGAGTCGGCAGGAGGAGACGCCGCCTTTGTGGACCTCGAAGTGGACGAGCCGCTGCTGACGGGACTCATCCAGGACTCACCAGCACAGTTTGTGGCTATCCGGCGCACGGGAGCCGCGTTTATTATTGATCACTACGGACGGACACTGGGTGCCATCAGGCTGCTGCGGCACGGTTTCGTCACCGGCTTCAAAATTGACAAGTCACTGACCCTGGAGCTGAATACCAGCAGCCGTGCCCGGGTGATGTTCCATGCTATCGCGGCACTGGGGAAAAGCCTCGGGCTCAGCGTGGCGGCAGAGGGGATAGAAGACACGGCACAGCGGATGTTCGTAACATCCGCCCGGTGCGACATTATGCAGGGGAACGCACTGTGCAGGCCCCTCACGGCGGCAGCATTTGAAGCACTGCTCATTGCAGAAAACGACCATATGACGCTCAGGGATATCTAATGACACCGCTCAGCCTGTACGCTGTTTAACTTAATGATGAGCAGTACCACCCGGATGCCGGATCTCCTTTATCTTTTTGTCAGAGTATCCTTTTACCCCTTTACGTTGCCTGCAGGCCCGGCACTGCGTTGGTCGGACCTAAGGCCAGTGTGTGGCAGAGAATTGCAGGTAATTCAGGCCAGGAAGTGTCGGCGAAGTCAGCAACATGAAAATGGCTTTCGTGAGAAAGTCATAAGCACGATCATTCGCCGTATCGTTTCTTTATACTCTGAACAGGCGCACATTATTTATCGCCTTACTGTGATGATTTATCTGG harbors:
- a CDS encoding bifunctional diguanylate cyclase/phosphodiesterase, which translates into the protein MVMNLTGDEDRRARTLKALRTPDESRDDVLRRFVRLASQALGIPGSFISVLDDEHQHVQAAHNFALTQSSRENSLCRHAVDSDSAVVVPDTWLDARFMTHPLITGAPYIRFYAGVPLKNRQGIVLGTLCVTDTAPHPFSADQLTTLKLLAALVMSFLEAWHSAGFADPVTGLPNRQRLIRDLQYLAASGEPSSRRLVLIDCIDMPRAYELARSMGMGPVESLLKDVATLLPLRLRPAPGELLYTVATGRFAILTREDSHMSADWIAGRMEGISADLGDGIAVALSTYAGEITFVTGSITAQEALRRAVSALHEAIGRGVPAMRFSLDCDARHTRDFTLMNDLAAALRENSGLWLAYQPKICFHSGRPVGLEALVRWRHPVRGELSPALFMPLAEQTSLLSELTAWVTDHAIGRLTRLRNSVIQLPVTVNVSSRDFAREGFADALEVKMIKARLSPSLLGIECLETERIIENPAAMRGLEMLKLRGFGISLDDFGTGYSNISYLRRMPLDVIKLDRSLISEISSDPASRIIARSIIAMLKDLDYTVLAEGVEDAATVSALTEYGCDQAQGFFYSRPLPEAELDEWLSWRLRGQC
- a CDS encoding transcriptional regulator gives rise to the protein MGNQHLYSPVVVRPDVRELRLPAGLSQEAAAERFELSLRVWQMKEAAKNPAPLSQGEYELLLLLAGRHPFYALVQKPKK
- a CDS encoding putative bifunctional diguanylate cyclase/phosphodiesterase; this translates as MAPYQQPGALPENALDRLTTLAARLFRVPTAFVSLIDGQRQFFPSRYGLNITGTARHSAFCDHTLAQEDILCVSDTFDDPRFRNSPLVHGYPYIRFYAGIPLTTPDGHRIGTVCLADTQPRPPLTDADRQHLADIAALVMDRMEVHRIGQLRHVSQQRLESISATSPDAIICTDLSRGIIFWNPAATAMFGYSAREMTGQYVAGLIPERCQADYRNELDRLTGEEAAMSQPHTLQIWGLRRDGSEFPADVSFSGWQEDGERLAGMIIRDVTARYESEARLCELASLDMLTRLASRGAFMQQLGQLTEAGVPYTLLMTDLDGFKEVNDTLGHAAGDALLCHVAEQIRQVCTDAITAARLGGDEFIILLPGGSTGAGLTAEQLIAAVQTPFSYHGSPVLVGASTGVAAYPEHGEDASSVMSAADLALYRAKASGKGCSVMFRPEFLDAEQRRRRFERELEAAVRHQQFILHYQPRYDAGNGRLLGCEALVRWQHPSRGLLLPSEFMDMLVKSPLSVTLGDWIIRTALLQTRQWQILYPQLRISINLFPRQLAGNGLESVLGESAGGDAAFVDLEVDEPLLTGLIQDSPAQFVAIRRTGAAFIIDHYGRTLGAIRLLRHGFVTGFKIDKSLTLELNTSSRARVMFHAIAALGKSLGLSVAAEGIEDTAQRMFVTSARCDIMQGNALCRPLTAAAFEALLIAENDHMTLRDI